One uncultured Carboxylicivirga sp. genomic window, GATTGGAGCAATAATACGAATACCTAAAGCAGCCAGAGAAAGAGCTATATCGTCCTCAAGATTTTTAATTTTTGAAATACGAACACCAGGTGCAGGCACAATTTCATAAAGCGTTACAGTAGGCCCAACAGTAGCCTTAATGTTTTTTATTTGAATCTTATAATCTTCCAGAGTTTTAACAATCCGGTTTTTGTTTGATTCCAATTCATCCATTGTTACCTCCCCATTGTCGCTACGATGGTCATCTAATAGCTCAATGGTTGGAAGCTTATACGAAGAAAGGTCTAAGGTTGGATCGTAATCACCCAATGGTTCTCCATCATAAAAATCTGATATCTCTTCTTCTTCGTGTTTTTCTATTTTTAAGTCTAGATCAAATTCATCACTATTTAATTCTGGATCAACATCTGTATCTAATTCAATAGTGGTTATACTTTCCTTAACAGAGTTGTCTTGATAATTATTAGCTTCGACTTCAACAAGTGGTTTAACGATTTCATCTTCTTCCTCAATCTCTTCTTCTCTTATTGAAGAAACGAATTCATTCTCCTTTTCTTCTTGATAAGATGAAACTATCTCTGTTGTATCTTCTTTTGTATTTGCATTAGTTTCAACAGCTTCAGATTCACCCGTTTTATTAAATGGTTTTCGCATTGCACGGTAAAATGCTTCAAATGTCACAGAAAGGTATACGACTAGGCTAACCATCAATAAAATGAATGTGCCAACAGATCCAATTGAAGCAGACAACCATTTACTTATGAAATAACCATGTGCACCTCCTAATAGCAAGTATTGACTATCAGTACCAGATGCAAAGAAAAAGCCTAAGGTGATAGAGAGCCAAACAGATACAAAAAAGCAATGATAAAGGGTCTTTTTTAATGGTAAAATTCTCGCACCTAATAATCTGAAACCACCAACGAATAATATTAAGATTAATGAGAATGCAGCAATACCAATGCCGTCATTAATAAAATAATCAGCCAGATAGGCACCGAATTTACCTGTCCAGTTTTCAACTGTTATATCAGCATCTGATATTAAGTCCCAGAGTGGAATATCAAATTTGCTTTTATCTGCAAATCCCGTAAACAGGTAAGAGAAAAAAGCCAGTAATAAAAAGAAATTGATACCAATGGTGATAATACCTGCAATAAATCTTAGTTTGAAATGGCGAAGGTTTTCAAACCATAATTTTAATTTATCGGAAAGAGGTGTTTTTTTTACTTTTTGCTTCTTTTGTTTCTTGGCCATAGGAATAAAAAATTGTATCGGATCTTGCCTACCACAAAAATAATAAAAGCCTTGCCAAAATATGAATTCAGGCAAAAATCTTTGAAAAAATGATAAAGCTTATAACTGCATTAACGAAGAAACGATTTCTTTTATTTCATCAGGATCAGTTTCTCGATAATTTTTAGGAATTATGAACTCGTCATCTTTGATGTTCTTTAGCTTTACATTCTTTGCTTCAAAAGCTAAATCCATACCTTGAAAGTTAACTCTAAATTCGAGTAATGGTCCGGGAACATCTTCAAAAGGAGTATTTGCATTCGGTGAGGTAAAATTAATTTCCTTAGTATAATAGAATACCATGTCAGGTATATTTTTATCATAGAAAGAGGCTGTTCCCATGAAGCAATTATAACCTGCTACTATCTTAGTTGAATCTTTAAATAAGGTAATTTTTGCTTTTTTGCTGTTCTCAAATAATATCAGATCTTCTGCATCCTTTTGAGGATAATAAAGTCGTTTGTCTAAGATTTTGAGTAGTGTAAAACATGTATCTCCACTTGATCGGGATATATATTCTAAATTGTAGATATTAAATTCTCCTTTTATAAGTATCTTGAAGTTTTCGTCTTTGAATGTGGTTGTCATTTCACCTGGAAGAAAAGCTGAGAATCCTTGTCCCATTATTTCTTTTGGATAAGTAATGGCATAAGTGATTATTCCCTGATCAGCTTCCTTTTTAGAAGAATCTGTACAAGAACTAATGAATAATATAAATAAGACTACGGATAATACTTGTTTCATCTTTACATTTTCCCAATTGCATAAGCAAGGCTTCAAAAATAGTAATTAAAATATGAGAAGTCCGATTGTTAGTCTTTAATTTCCGATGGTTAATAAAAAAATACAGTTTGATATTCACTTGTAATAGATATTTCACTACAAATAACGTCTCAACAAATCTAATTTAAATTTCCTTTGAATGAACTTAGATCAAGGGACATTTAATTGTTTCATAGATAGCATCGTGATTGATTAAAGTCATTTAAATAATGAGTTAAAATTTGTTATATCGCATATACCCTTTAACAAATCAAATTATGAAAAATCATGGGCAAATTAGC contains:
- a CDS encoding DNA translocase FtsK, producing MAKKQKKQKVKKTPLSDKLKLWFENLRHFKLRFIAGIITIGINFFLLLAFFSYLFTGFADKSKFDIPLWDLISDADITVENWTGKFGAYLADYFINDGIGIAAFSLILILFVGGFRLLGARILPLKKTLYHCFFVSVWLSITLGFFFASGTDSQYLLLGGAHGYFISKWLSASIGSVGTFILLMVSLVVYLSVTFEAFYRAMRKPFNKTGESEAVETNANTKEDTTEIVSSYQEEKENEFVSSIREEEIEEEDEIVKPLVEVEANNYQDNSVKESITTIELDTDVDPELNSDEFDLDLKIEKHEEEEISDFYDGEPLGDYDPTLDLSSYKLPTIELLDDHRSDNGEVTMDELESNKNRIVKTLEDYKIQIKNIKATVGPTVTLYEIVPAPGVRISKIKNLEDDIALSLAALGIRIIAPIPGRGTIGIEVPNSEPEVVSMRSIISAKKFQNTKYELPIALGKTISNETFVIDLAKAPHMLVAGATGQGKSVGLNAIISSLLYKKHPSQLKFVMVDPKKVELNIYSKIERHFLAKLPDEEESIITDVQKVVNTLNSLAIEMDNRYELLKGAHARNIKEYNHKFVKRNLNPEKGHRFLPYIVVIIDEFADLIMTAGKEVELPIARIAQLARAVGIHMIIATQRPSTNIITGVIKANFPTRVAFKVASMIDSRTILDSPGANQLIGRGDMLISQGSDLVRVQCAFVDTPEVERINDYIGEQRGYTSAFLLPEYSGSDSGGTEPGDVDLSKRDQMFEEAARIVVANQSGSTSLIQRRFSIGYNRAGRIIDQLEAAGIVGPFEGSKARQVLIADELELERHLSQFN